Proteins co-encoded in one Odocoileus virginianus isolate 20LAN1187 ecotype Illinois unplaced genomic scaffold, Ovbor_1.2 Unplaced_Contig_30, whole genome shotgun sequence genomic window:
- the LOC110136636 gene encoding olfactory receptor 51F1-like translates to MLSVGNSTSPTFFLTGVPGLEAFHVWFSIPFCCLCVIALLGNSTILYVVITDSSLHEPMYYFLSMLSSTDIGITISSLPTTLGVLWFNARTISLDACILQMFFLHGFTLMESSVLLAMAFDRFVAICNPLRYAMILTSSRIIKAGMVIFVRMLVNLMPLLLLLKKLSFCGPNVLSHSYCYHPDVIKCSCSSIKVNSICGLVALILTSGIDIPCIFLSYMLIIKSILSIASPEERQKAFGTCISHVGAVAIFYIPWVILALVHRFGHSAPPYVHTLMSNLHFLFPPVLNPIIYSVKTKQIRKAFYKLFPNTK, encoded by the coding sequence ATGCTGTCCGTTGGTAATTCCACTTCCCCAACTTTCTTCTTGACTGGAGTTCCAGGGCTAGAAGCTTTTCACGTCTGGTTTTCTATCCCCTTTTGCTGCCTTTGTGTGATTGCCCTTCTGGGGAATAGCACCATCCTGTATGTAGTGATCACAGACTCTAGCCTCCATGAGCCCATGTACTACTTCCTATCCATGCTCTCCAGCACCGACATTGGCATCACTATTTCCTCTCTTCCCACAACACTCGGTGTCCTCTGGTTCAATGCCAGGACCATCAGCCTGGATGCTTGCATTCTGCAGATGTTCTTTCTGCATGGATTCACCCTCATGGAATCTTCTGTGCTTTTGGCCATGGCTTTTGACCGCTTTGTTGCCATCTGCAACCCCCTAAGATATGCTATGATTCTAACCAGCTCTAGAATCATCAAAGCTGGTATGGTAATTTTTGTACGAATGCTCGTCAACCTGATGCCCTTGCTCCTGCTCCTTAAGAAGTTATCCTTCTGTGGTCCTAATGTGCTTTCTCACTCCTATTGCTACCACCCTGATGTGATTAAGTGTTCTTGCTCAAGTATCAAGGTCAACAGCATCTGTGGGTTAGTTGCTCTCATTCTGACCTCAGGTATAGATATTCCCTGCATTTTCCTCTCCTACATGCTGATCATCAAGTCCATCCTTAGCATTGCCTCCCCAGAGGAAAGGCAAAAGGCTTTTGGCACTTGCATCTCTCATGTTGGTGCTGTTGCCATCTTCTATATTCCCTGGGTCATCTTGGCTTTGGTACATCGGTTTGGGCATAGTGCTCCTCCATATGTCCATACACTGATGTCAAATCTCCATTTCCTATTTCCCCCAGTGCTGAACCCTATTATATATAGTGTGAAGACCAAACAAATCCGTAAAGCTTTCTACAAACTATTTCCAAACACAAAGTAG